The sequence below is a genomic window from Lycium ferocissimum isolate CSIRO_LF1 chromosome 9, AGI_CSIRO_Lferr_CH_V1, whole genome shotgun sequence.
AGTTAGTGTATACTATAGCTTATCCATATACCAAGAAGATTCAAAAGGACTCTGACCTATTAGCCAAGATCGCCATGATCTCTGTTGAGTGAAACAAGGCTCCCAGCGAACATTGTTGATGATCTGTTGCAATATCCGCTGTGGCATAGAACCAGATCATCTTCAGGAAATGTCAGTAATGTAGCACCTTCTTCATTGCTCCAAGTGATTGTTCTACAATGCTTCCTTCATTTAGAGAAAATAAAGCCGTGTCGGTCATTTAATCATTTTTCAAGTCAATAAACAGAATCCTGAATCCATAAAGGAATGTAATATACACAACGGAGGGTCCAGAATTGTCACTAAGGAGATTCAAAATATAACGAAGTAAACACACAAAGCAAAGGGATTCACCATCAATCATAACTCTCCATAACTGTCATCCTCTAccacatttcactataacaaccaTATTTTATGTGGAGCCaatctttcatgttatgttacattatatattctataacaacattttgcTATAGCAACCAAACAATATTGGAACAAACAAcccgttatagagaggtttgactttGACTGTACTAtatttacataaaaataattttaaccttgtacacgaaatatattttttgacgAAGGAGATTCAGATGTTGCATACCTATAATCCGCTTCAGTAATCACTTCTTTCTCCAGATCAACAGTCAAAGCACCAGTGCAATATCTACGAGAGCGGAATACACTCACATCTCTCTCATTTCCAGTGATTTTACTAATCCTTTTCCAAGAATTGCGATTCAAAGAGTAAATTTCAGTCTGGTAATCAGGTTTTCTCTCATGTCGAAGTACCCTCACTACCTTGTAATCATTGCTATTAGGAACAAAGCCAAAGCCAAAGCTAACAGCAACATATCCCAAATGAACACTTGGCTTAGGCAAAGCTTTGAATTCATGAGTTAAAGGGTTCCACAAGTACACATAAGTGACATGGGATAATATAGGTCCACAAATGCAGAGTATTCCATTAACAGGGGGCAATAGCATGAAATCTGGGAATTGTAAATCAATCGGAATCTTAAATGTCCAAATCACACCACTTTGGCGCGAAACATCAATACTCCTCATCAGTGTGTATTTTTTATCAGATACATTGTTGATATGATAGGCGATTCTTGGTGTGGATATAAGAGAACGCCATGATTTGCAAACGCGATGGAATTGAAAGACAGATTTAAATGGCAATCGATTTACGAtattgattatgatgtcgaATGGCAGATCAACGAGGTTTGTTTCTCtttgagatgaagaagaagtactTGTTTTTCCGTCTTTCGCAGCTTTCAATAGCTGATTCTTAGTTTTTTTCTCCATAGATGATGATCCCAATACAACAAAAACAGTAAGAATTAAGAACTGAAAATAACTTCTCATGGCCATATTAACTGATCTTAGAACTAGAACAGCAtttgaggatatatatatattttcatcaagtcagatttttttttctttttctttttggttttttattagGTGTCCATTACCCGCATTGGGGCCCGACTAATCTGTATTCATGCCGTGTAAGGCCCATTTAAGGGAAAGCGCTCCTAATAGGATTTTTTCCATATTCAGCGTCGAACGAGAAGCCTCTGATAGAGTAACCTATTTTGACCCTCGTGATTCTTGTCTAAGCACATTTAACCCTATACTTATGTAAGTTTTTATCCCTATACAAATGTTATATCTAGATTACTTTGAGGACTAAATGTTACTACTCTGATTATGGAGTAACAATATAGATAGATGTACATAATGAATGGGTGACTAGAAGATTTACTAGTTAATAGTTTATTAAGTTTGAGAA
It includes:
- the LOC132031953 gene encoding putative F-box protein At3g16210 gives rise to the protein MAMRSYFQFLILTVFVVLGSSSMEKKTKNQLLKAAKDGKTSTSSSSQRETNLVDLPFDIIINIVNRLPFKSVFQFHRVCKSWRSLISTPRIAYHINNVSDKKYTLMRSIDVSRQSGVIWTFKIPIDLQFPDFMLLPPVNGILCICGPILSHVTYVYLWNPLTHEFKALPKPSVHLGYVAVSFGFGFVPNSNDYKVVRVLRHERKPDYQTEIYSLNRNSWKRISKITGNERDVSVFRSRRYCTGALTVDLEKEVITEADYRKHCRTITWSNEEGATLLTFPEDDLVLCHSGYCNRSSTMFAGSLVSLNRDHGDLG